The Cetobacterium sp. ZOR0034 genome includes the window AAAGATACTTTCTTCATTAATTTGAAAAAAGTATCTTTCCTATTAAACTTTATTAGTTACTAGCTGAGTAGTTACAACATAAAAATCTCCCCCTATTCGTATTGTGTATTTTTTATATAAACACCCTTTTTTAGTTTTAAATCTTTAGAGAATATATTTGCCAATAATGAACCAGAAATAAGATGTACAACTACTGCAATAGCAGAAGGTAAGGCAGTTAATGGATTGTTAAATTGAGCTGATAATCCAATCGCTAATGAAGCATTTTGTAAACCAACTTCAATTGAAATAGTTTTTCTTTTTTCAACTCTCATCTGAACAACCTTAGCAATTATGTATCCCACAAAATAGCCAATCCAGTTATGTAGGCATACAGCTACAATCAAAATAAAACTAGAGCTCAAGAAATTCTGTTTATTTGGTGCAACACACATTCCATTAATTAAAATCACAATCATAATTGGAAAAATTACAAAAACTTTTGTAAATCTTTCTAGTCGATCTTTCACAAAAAATCTAACCAAGATTCCTAACATAGATGGTAATAAAACGATTTGAAGAATACTGAAAAACATAGTTTTATATTCTATATTTAACCATTCTCCAGCTAAGTACATTGTTAATAGTGGAGTTAATAAAGGTGAAATAAAAGTTGAAACAGTTGTCATAGCTACAGATAAAGCTACATCTCCTTTAGCAATATATGTCATCACATTACTCACAGTTCCACCAGGGCAAGCTCCTAATAAAACCAGTCCTATTGCAAATGCAGGAGGAAGATTAAAAGCTTTTGCTAAAACAAATGCGACTAGAGGCATCACTGTATATTGAGCTAAACATCCAACAAAAACATCTTTATACTCAGTTATAACTAACCTTACATCTTTTAAATTTAATGTAAGCCCCATTACAAACATTGTGATTCCTAATCCGATATTAATAAGAGATTGTCCCATTAGTCTAACTTTACTCATCTGAACAAAAGGTTCTGGCTTTAAAAGTGAAAATACCGAGACTCCAACAACTAATAAGATAAAATATTTACTTAAAAAATCACTCAATTTATTAACATATTTCATTTTTATCAACTCCCGACAGATTATTAAAATAAAAAAAGCTTAAACCAAGGGCTTAAGCTTAAAATTTTTCTAATCCGCTCAAGCCTTGATTGTTAAAAACTAAAACAAGGCTTGAATTTTAAGAGGAAATAATCCTACTAACTTCAAACCACAGAGCATATTATTATTATTATCAGAATAAGAGCAGCTAATGTTTTTTTGTTAGTATTCATAATTTTTCCTCCTTTTTTATTTTTGTTAAGAGTTATACTATTCTATTTTTATTCAGTTGTCAAGAAAAAATAAAAATTTTTTTTCATATTTTTTCAATATAAACTTTTTCTACTTTTTTCTAGAACTTTTAAAAGCTTTTGGAATATTTTTTTATCATACTCTAAAGCAAATATTCCAATATTTTCTAGATACTCTCTTATAGATTCATTACGTGTTAAAGAGCAAAGTCCTAAATTTTCAAATTCAATTAAACAGCTTTCAGAAGATTCTGTTATTAAAACCTTTCCATTTTTTTCTAGACATTCTTTTATAAATTCATATGTCTCAGTTGATGAAAGGATCTCAAATTCTTCATCGATTTCTATATCAATTTTTAGATTTTTATCTAGTTTTTTAAAGTTTTTAAA containing:
- a CDS encoding bile acid:sodium symporter family protein gives rise to the protein MKYVNKLSDFLSKYFILLVVGVSVFSLLKPEPFVQMSKVRLMGQSLINIGLGITMFVMGLTLNLKDVRLVITEYKDVFVGCLAQYTVMPLVAFVLAKAFNLPPAFAIGLVLLGACPGGTVSNVMTYIAKGDVALSVAMTTVSTFISPLLTPLLTMYLAGEWLNIEYKTMFFSILQIVLLPSMLGILVRFFVKDRLERFTKVFVIFPIMIVILINGMCVAPNKQNFLSSSFILIVAVCLHNWIGYFVGYIIAKVVQMRVEKRKTISIEVGLQNASLAIGLSAQFNNPLTALPSAIAVVVHLISGSLLANIFSKDLKLKKGVYIKNTQYE